Part of the Subtercola frigoramans genome, ACTATCCGTCGATGTGGTTCTTCGACGCGAAGGTGTGGGCCGAAGCTCCCCTGACCATCGTCGAACTCACCGAGATCCACCGCCAGCACGATGACGACTTCAAGTTCATGCTCAATGCGGTTCGCCACGGCATGGTGACGAAAGAGATCGCGGATGCCCTGAACGGCGCGGGCGCACGAACGCCGCCCGCCGACGGAACCATCACGCTGGCCACCCGCAACGACTCGGTGAACCGAATCAATGCCGCTGCGCTCAAGAGACTTTCCGGTGCCGTCAAGACCGCGAAGGCCGAGATCTCGGGAGACTTCGGCGGCCGCGCCTACCCGGCAGAAGAGAGCCTCGAGCTCAAGACAGGCGCGCAGGTCATGTTCCTGCGCAATGACGCCGACCAGCGCTGGGTGAACGGCACTGTCGGCACTGTCACGAAGATCGCGGGTTCGGTCTGGGTCGAAGTCGACGGCGAAGTCCACGAGGTGGAGCCCGTGAGCTGGGAGAAGTTCAAGTACTCGTATTCACCCGCGAACAAGCAACTCACCAAGGACGTGGTCGGTGAGTTCACCCAGTTCCCTCTTCGCCTGGCCTGGGCGGTCACCATCCACAAGTCGCAGGGCAAGTCGTACGACTCTGCGATCGTCGACCTGGGCACCAGGGTCTTCAGTTCCGGGCAGACCTATGTCGCCCTGAGCCGTCTCACTTCGCTCGAGGGACTCTACCTGACCAGGCCGCTTCGGCCCGCCGACATCATCGTGGATCGGGACGTGCAGCGATTCATGCACCGCCCACCGCCGGCGGGAACACATTCCTGAGAACAGGACCCGTCACTGCTCGCCCGAATCACTGCGCGCCTCAGCCAGCGCCCGCCTGAGCCAGCGCCCGCTTGAGTAAGTGCTCGCTTGAGTCAGCGCAGTGCGGCGAGGATCGCCTCAGCGAGCTCGGCCGGCCGCGAGAACTGCGGCCAGTGGCCCGTGGGAAGGTCGACGACAGTCACGTCTCTCACCCGGGCGAGCTCCGCGAAGTACGGGTGACCGGCGTGCATCGCTTCGCGCAGGTCCGTTGAGGAGAACGTGGAGGTGATCACGGTCGCGGGAACATCGAGACGGCGCTGGTCGTCACTGAGCACCACCAGGTCAGAAGTGACTGCTGCCGGCTCGGGTACAGCGCGAGTGCGGAACTCGTTGAGCATCTCGGGAGTGAGTTCAGCGAGTTCGTCAGCATCGAAGAAGTCCCAGGGCGGGAGTGGGCACTCCCCATCGACCGCGGGAATGTTCGGATTGATCGCCGAACCGTCGGCCAGCGGACCGGAGTCGACGTAGATGTCGCGTGCCACAAGCGAGGGTCTGCGGTCGGTTGCCGCATAGATCAGCGGCCCACCACCGCTGTGCCCGACCAGCACGATGTCGGTATCGCCGATCTCATCTTCGCTGGCATCGGCGATGCTGTCGATCTCATCGGTGATGGCACGAACGTGGTCGTCGAAACTCACGTGGCCGCGTGGCTCGTCGTCAGACTCGAGACCGGGCAGGGTCAGCGCGTGCACCGTGTGCCCGGCCTGCGTGAGCTTGTCGGTGATCGGTTTCCACGACCAGTCGCCCAGCCAGAATCCGGGAACGAGAACAATGTTCATAGCATCGAGGGTACGTGTCCCTCGGCGACACCGAAAGGTGCCTAGAATCACCGCATGGCTATTGTTCCTGACACCAAGAACTGGACGTGGGTTCTCGAACGAGAGTGCCCGGAGTGCGGTTTCGATTCTTCGAAGACCCCGGCAGCTGCAGTTGCCGAGCTGACGCGCGCGAACGTCGCCCGGTGGCCGGACGTGCTGGCGCGGCCCGACGTGGCCGAGCGGCCGAATGCCGACACCTGGTCTGCCCTGGAGTACGCGGCGCACGTGCGCGATGTCTTCCGGCTGTTCCGCATTCGGCTCGCACTCATGCTGGCTGAGGACGACCCGGCATTCGCTGACTGGGACCAGGACGCCACGGCGCTGGAGTCGCGATACAACGAACAGCTACCAGAGGCGGTTTCTGCCGACCTCGTCAGTGCGGGCCTCGCGATCGCCGATGACATCGACGCGATTCCCGGAGACGCGTGGCAGCGCACGGGCCGTCGCGGCGACGGGTCGGTGTTCACGGTCGACAGCCTGACGCGATACTTCATCCATGACCCGACCCACCACCTGCACGATGTCGGGGCCGGCGAGTGACCTGACGGCACCGCGGCCCGGTCAGTCGCCGAGCTGCTCCTGCAGAAACGAAGTCGTTCGCGCGAACGCCAATGCGGCGGCATTCTTGTCGAGGCGTTCGATGAGCGTTGCGTTCGCGAAGATGTCTGAGGTTGCCGCATAGGTGTGCCGGGTGACGGGTGTTCCCATCTCTTTGAGGCGGCTGACGAACCTGTCGGGCTCGTCTCCTGTGCCCCACCTGCCGCGTTCAGAATAGTTGAGGAGCACCGGGCAGGGGATGATGCCGGCCTCGTCGTCACCCAGTCCGGCGCTGTAGACGGCTATGGCGTCGAGGTTGCCCGATTGGGCCAGCCGGAGACCCACCCAGCCGCCGAGCTCGAACCCGATCAGACCCACCTTCGAGACGTCGGAATCCTTGTCTGAGCGCAGATCCCTGGCCAGCGCGCGTGCCCTGCCGATTTCGACGGCGTCATCGAGGGCTCCGAGCGCGAACCCGAGGTCCAGGTCTCGGCTGAGTTCGTCTGCGCCGGAGTCGTCGATGGTGGCCACTCCGTTGAAGAGGTCGGGAACCGTCACGAAGAGACCACGGCTGGCGAGAGCGGTGGCATAGGACTCGAGGTACGGAAGTCGCCCATAACGGTCATGCACGAGCACGACGGAAGGGTTGCCCTCTGTACCGAATTCGAGCGGCCAGCCGGGCGAAGGGATCGTGATGAACTCAGCCACGAGCATCCACTCGCTCGGTGACGATCGCCTGCAGTACGGCCTTCATTCCCTTCTTCATATACCGAAGCCAGAGGGGCCCGATGATGTGTTCGACGATGAAGGCCCTGCCTGGCAGAGGCCGGTACCCATACGTCCAGGTGATGTGAGTGCGACCGGCGCTGCCAGGGGCATAGCTCCATCTCGCTGTCGCGTCGGAGACCAGCGAACTGAGCAGGCCGGTGAACTGGTCGACGTCGTAGTCGAAGTGGCCGGTCGCGTGTTCGCCTGCGGGGCGCTCGTAGCGCACAATCGTCTCGCGGAACGTGCCGCCGTCGGAGAGGTGCACCGTGCGCGACGCGCCAGCGGTGTCATATGGCCCGCTGAAGTCGGACAGGCCGACCACGGCCGGGAGCACTTTTGCGTACCCGGTGAAGAGCGTGCTGTCGTCCCGGGGAACGACGATGTCGAAGGCTACCGAGGGAGCTGAGAAACTCACTCCGACGACGGTGAACATCACCAACGGTTGTGTCATAGCGTGGTCTCTCCGCCGAGGCTGGAATCGTTCTCTCACTCTACTTCGTGGCCGCGATAAACTGATGGTGTCGTTCCGAGCGGCGGGCAGGGCCGTTCCTGCCTTCGGATTCGGCCAGTGGGGTTCTCGTATCGTGTCTGCCGGTTCGGCACCCGCCTCCTCTCGTGGCCCCGCTTCACAACCACGATCTCGTCCGACGGCGATTCGCTTCTTCGGTTCGTACGCCGACATTCTGCGGGTTCCCGGCGCTCGCAGCTTCGTGCTCGCCGGGTGGCTGGGCCGGGTGTCGCGCTCGACCGCCGGAGTGGCCACCATTCTGCTCGTTGCCGCCTTCTCCGGCAGCTTCGCCCTGTCGGGTGCGGTCTCGGGCGCCATCATCCTGGGTATCGCCGTCGGCGGCCCGCTCTGGGCACGCGCAGTGGATGCCCGGGGCCAGCGCCTGGTCCTGCCATTCAGTCTTGCCGCTGCAGCGGTCGCGGCTGCAGCACTGGTCTCTCTCGTGCTTGCTGCCGCTCCCATCTGGACCTGGTTCGTCGCCGCCTTCGTGCTGGGTGCTTCGTCTATCGACGTGGGTTCGCTCGTTCGTTCCCGGTGGCGCACCGTGGTCTTCGATGAACCGGGAAGGCACACCTCGCTGGCGCTGGAGTCGGTGAGTGACGAACTCGTCTTCGTGATCGGGCCGCCGGCCGTTGTCGTGATCGCCGCGACCGCAGGGCCGATCTCGGGTTTCGCAGCCGCCTTTGCAGTGTCGATCGTCGGTGGCCTCTGGTTGTGGCTGCAGCGGTCGACGACGCCGTCGGTGGCCGTTAGAGAATCGAGAAAGCCCGGAGATGCCGCTGCCGCACCCAGTCGCCCCCGCACCGCCTGGTATCCGCCTGCCGGAGTGCTCAGCATCCTGCCCGTCTTCGCTGGTGTCGGGGCTGTCTTCACCGCCATCGACCTGGCGGCTGTCGGTGTCGGGCGTGAGGCGGGGCAACCGTGGCTCACCGGCGTGACGCTTGCCGTCCTGTCGGTCGGCAGTGTCGTCGCTGCCTTCGCCTTCGGACCCCTCAGTGCCCTGTGGCGGCCGACAACGCGGGTGGTGGTTTCTACCGTCGCATACGCGATCGTCGTGCCCAGCCTGCTTCTGGTTCGTGACCCGGCTGTACTTGCGGGAGTCGTCGTTGTGGCAGGGCTCGTGACGACGCCGGTGCTCATCTCCGGCACGTCCTTCATCGCCGCACGCGCACCGGAAGGCCGCCTGACGGAGGCCCTCACCTGGCCCTCGATCGGTATGGCGGCCGGCGCGACGGTGAGCGGCGCGCTCACCGGCATTGTGATCGATGCCGGGTCGGTTATGGATGCCTTCTGGGTTGCCGCGGCGGCGGCTGTCATCGTCGGGATGGTCGGAGTAGGCCGCGCCCTCCGAGATCGTTCGACCTCATCCCGTGTGGGCGCCGGCAATTCGTTGACCGGCAGTCGCTGATCGGCAGAGTCAGATCGGGCTTCGGTGTGCGGCGCATCCTTCCCGCACACCCCAAGCGCCGAGCCGCCTACCTCGGTTCGGATCACACATTGTCTCCACCGGTGTCTTCTACGCGTGAAGCGGCGAGAACGGCGCCACGGCCGTCGGTGCCCGCCCACTGCCACCCCGTGACTTCGGGGCTGTCTTCCCCGTGAGCCCGGGTATATGCCCGCGCACGCATACGTGCATCCTGCATCTGTTGACGGAGGGATGCCGCGCGCACCGCCAGGCCCGGAACGCGGTCGAGAACGTCGATCACGAGATGGAACCGGTCGAGGCTGTTGAGCATGACCATGTCGAACGGCGTGGTCGTGGTGCCCTCTTCGTTGTACCCACGAACGTGGATGTTCGCGTGCCCGGCCCGGCGATAGGTGAGACGGTGGATCAGAGTCGGATAACCGTGATACGCGAAGACGACCGGCTTGGTCGTGGTGAAGATGGTATTGAACTCACTGTCGGAGAGACCGTGCGGATGCTCGGACTCCGACTGCAGCCGCATGAGGTCGATGACATTGACCACGCGCACGGCGAGGTTCGGCAGGTGTTCGCGAAGAATGGAGGCTGCAGCGAGAGCTTCGAGAGTCGGAACATCTCCGGCGCAGGCGAGAACGACGTCAGGCTCCGTGCCCGGTGTCTCTGTGCCGGCCCAGTCCCAGATTCCGAGGCCCCTGGTGCAGTGAGCGACGGCCTCTGGCATGGTGAGCCAGTTGGGAGCGGGTTGCTTGCCGGCGACAACCACATTCATGTAGTCGACAGACCTCAGGCAGTGGTCATAGGTCGACAGCAGGGTGTTGGCGTCGATGGGCAGGTAGACCCGCACGACGTCGGCCTTCTTGTTGACCATGTGGTCGATGAACCCCGGGTCCTGGTGGCTGAAGCCGTTGTGATCCTGGCGCCACACGTGGGACGAGAGCAGGTAGTTGAGAGATGAGATCGATCGCCTCCACGGGATCTCGTTCGACACCTTCAGCCACTTGGCGTGCTGGTTCGCCATGGAGTCGATGATGTGGATGAAGGCCTCGTAGCAGTTGAACAGCCCATGCCGCCCAGTGAGGAGATACCCCTCCAGCCAGCCTTCACACTGGTGTTCGGACAGGACCTCCATGACCCGACCGGCTCGTGCGAGATGCTCATCGATCGGCCAGATCGCGGAGTTCCACTGCTTGTCTGTCGCCGCATACACGCCCTGAAGTCGATTCGAGGCGGTCTCGTCTGGGCCGAAGATACGGAAGTTGTCGGGGTTCTTCACGATGACCTGGGCCAGCCAGTCGCCGAGCACCTTCGTTGCGGAGTCTTCTGTTGCTCCTGGCGAAGGAACCTCCACTCCGAAGTCGCGGAAGTCCGGCAGGTCCAGCTCGCGGCGGAGGAGCCCTCCGTTCGCAAAAGGTGTTGCGCTCATGCGGAGATCTCCGGCGGGGGCGAGCTCTGCGACGAACGGCACGAGGGCGCCAGCGTCGTCGAACAGTTCTTCAGGCTTGTACTTCTTCAGCCAGTCTTCGAGGATGCGCGTGTGCGCCTCGGTGTCACGTGCGTTGGCGAGCGGCACCTGGTGTGCGCGCCAGGTGTTCTGGACCGGCAGGCCGTCGATCTCTGCGGGGCACGTCCAGCCCTTGGGAGTGCGGAGGATGATCATCGGCCAGCGGGCCGTGCCGTCGAGCGTACCTTCCCTGGCCTGGCGCTTGATCTCGGCGATCTCGTTGAGGACCTCGTCGAGCGTCTCTGCCATGCGCTGGTGCACCAGCAGTGGGTCTTCTCCGTCGAAACCGCCCGAGACGAGGTGCGGGTTGTGCCCGTAGCCCCGCATGAGGTCGAGCAACTCGTCTTCGGGGATGCGCGCCAGAACAGTGGGGTTCGCGATCTTGTACCCGTTCAGATGCAGGATCGGCAGGACGACACCGTCTTCCGCAGCGTTGAGGAACTTGTTCGAGTGCCAGCTGGTGGCCAGCGGGCCGGTCTCTGCTTCGCCGTCGCCGATGACGCAGGCCACGAGCAAGTCGGGGTTGTCGAAGGCGGCACCGTAGGCGTGCGACAACGAGTACCCGAGTTCACCGCCCTCGTGGATGGAGCCGGGAGTCTCTGGCGCGTGGTGACTCGGTATGCCACCGGGGAACGAGAACTGGCGAAACAACCGCCGAAGCCCTTCCTCATTCTGCTGGATGGGCGCGTACACCTCGGAATAGGTGCCCTCGAGGTACGCGTTCGCCACCATTCCCGGGCCACCGTGGCCGGGGCCGGCGATGTAGAGCGTGGCCTGCTCGCGCTGCTGGATGATGCGGTTGAGGTGGGCGTAGACGAAGTTCAGCCCCGGGGTGGTACCCCAGTGGCCCAGCAACCTGGGTTTGATGTCGTCGCGGCTGAGCGGCTCGCGCAGCAACGGGTTTCGCAGCAGGTAGATCTGGCCGATCGAGAGGTAGTTCGCAGCCCTCCACCAGGCATTCACCCGTTGGAGCTCTTCGCCCTCGAGTTTCACGGGTTCGAGGCTCGGCCACGGTGCGTTGCTGGATTCACTGGTCATGGGCTGCGCAGCTCTCTTTCCGGGCGAATGCCCGACGGGGTTCGCTCTCTTCACCCACCCTAGGCACGGGGCCTGTGCGCGGTACAGGGTCTTATGACCCGTTCACACCGAGGTTGCCCGATATTCGCTGAACAGAACGGCCCGGCAACGATTCTGTGGAGAACCGGTGCCGGGCCGTGATTGTGCGGGAGGAGTTCCCTACGCCGCGGCTACTGTCGATGCCTCTGACACGGCGGCGACGACATCGCGCACGACTGCGGCAAGCTGGGCCGACACCTCGGCGTCGTCTTTCGGGTGGATCTCGGCGAAACGCACCATCGACCCGGGAACGGACAGCTTGATCTCTTCGAGCACGGTTGCACCGGCGATCCCGAACGACTTGCGGGTCTCGTCGTGGGCCCAAACCCCGCCGAACTGGCCGAAGGCACTGCCGATGGCTGCCACCGGCTTGCCCGAGATCGGGCTGGCGCCGTAGGGCCGCGAAGCCCAGTCGATGGCATTCTTGAGCACAGCCGGGATCGTTCCGTTGTGCTCGGGGGTGACCACGAGCACGGCGTCAGCCGCGGCGACGGCTGCGCGGTAGGCCGCGGCCGCGGCGGGAACGGAACCCTCGACGTCGATGTCCTCGTTGTAGAACGGGAGGTCGGAGAGTCCTTCGAAGATGGTGAGCGCCACGCCTTCGGGTGCCACGCCGATCGCTGCCTCAGCGAGCTGGCGGTTGGTCGAGCCGGCGCGCAGGCTGCCGACGAGAACGAGAATGGAAGTGTCAGTCATTTCTTCTCCAAGAGGGTAGATCGAGAGGGGAGGTGTGGTGAGCCAGCGAACGCGGACAGCGCGGCCCATCATCCAGTTCAACCGGACCACGGTCCGTTTATTCCCTCCGTGCTAAAGTCCGAGAATGGATGCCCGCGACAACCTCCTCGCATCTGAGAGCCCGCCTCCGGGCCCTGTTGCGGCTTCGCGTGTGCCGCGCGAACGGGCGGATGCCCAGCGCAATCGTGCGCAACTTCTCGAGGTCGCCCGCCGGATCGTTGACTCCGAGGGTGTCGATGCGCTCACCATGGACAGGCTCGCCCGTGAAGCCCACCTTGGCAAGGGCACGATCTTTCGTCGCTTCGGGTCACGCAGCGGGCTCCTGCTCCAGCTGCTCAATGAGATCGAGACCGAGTTCCAGCGCGGGTTCCTTGCCGGGCCACCGCCACTCGGGCCGGGAGCAGAGCCGATCATCCGTCTCGTCGCCTTCGGGCGCCAGCGACTCGAGTTGCTCTCGCTGCAGGGAGACCTGCTGCGGGCCGCCGAAGAGCGGCCCGATGACCGCTACTCCTCCCCCGCCCGCGGTGCCGGGTTGATGCATGTCAGCATGCTGCTTCGCCAGGCGGGATTCGACGGTGATGTTCCCGTGTTTGCCCTCAACCTGATCTCGATGCTCGACGCGACACTCGTGCTCTACGAGAACCGAACGCAGAACATCGAGATGACCCGGCTCGCGGACGGGTGGGAGCAGCTCGTGCTCTGCATCACAGCTGCTTGCGCATCTCCAGCTCGTGCTGATGAGGATTGAGGATGTACGGGAACAGTTGGCCTGTTGGCCGGTAGCCCCGCTTGGTGTAGGCGGCGATAGCGCGTGGATTCTCTGAGTGCACGTGCAGAGTCAGGCTGTCTGACTCGCTTCGCGCCCACTCCTCGACCGCCTTCAGCAGGAGATCGGTGACGCCGGCGGCCCTACCGCGGTACTCGGGAGTCACGTAGACCCCGACCAGCATTGGCCCGACGCTGTCGAGGTAACCCCCCATGGAGCCCACCCACAGGGCGCCCGCGTTCTCATCCGTGGCGACCAGCGCGGTGCCGGTGGGCGCTTCGCCCCGTCGGGCGCGTGCCCGCCAGGCACCGTCGTCGAGCTCGAGCGCCGAGGCGAGGGTCTCACCGAAGGCCAGCGGGGTGTCGGCAAGCATCTCGAGCCTCAGCGCTCTGACCCGCAGCCAGTCGGCCTCAGTCGTGCTGCGGATGGCGATATTCGGCGTGCTCACCCTCCCAAGGGTACGCGGCGCAGAATGAGGAGACAATTGACCTGTGACAGTGACGATCGAAGTGACAGCGTGGAGTGATCCCGACGGAGTGAAGCTGCGTGCAGCCCAACGAACCGAACTCGACACCCGCTACGGCGCAGACACCGAGCCCGGTGTGAAACCGACGGCAGACGACATCGCCGTCTTCCTGATTGCGAGAGACACGTCGGGCGAAGCGATCGGTTGTGGCGCCCTGCGGTTGCTCGGCGACGGCACCGCAGAGATCAAGAGGATGTTCGTGGTGGCCGCCGCACGGGGAACCGGTGCCTCCACCCTCCTTCTGCACCGCCTCGAGAGCGAAGCCGTCGCCCGGGGAATCACACGCCTGCTGCTTGAGACCGGCCCTGCGCAACCCGACGCGGTGCGGTTCTACCAGCGCGAGGGCTACACCCGTGCGGCAGCCTTCGGCCACTACGTGGACTCTGCGACTTCGCTGTTCTTCGGGCGTGATCTCTGATCCACCGGATCGCTCATGCTGCTGTTCTCTGCTTCTGCTCTGTGCAGGAGCGTGACCACGAGGTAATGTGAACATCGTACACATATGGTGACGACGGGTTACGGCCGTCGCCTCGGAATATGTGACAGTCACGTCGGCTTGTGGTGAACGTGGGGATTCGTGCGCGCCACAGTTCGACTCGTTTCAGCCTCAACCGACAGGAGCCCAGGTGTCAGAGAACACTGCCCCCGACACGTCGATCGCCTCGGAGATCCCCGTCGTGACGGCCGATGGATTTCGCACAGCCTCGGAACCCACGGGCGGGTCTTCTCTGAACGCCCGCAACGCGGGTGAGTCCCAGGCCGACGCCGACACGAGGATCGACGCGCGCAATCGCCTGGTCATCGGCATTCTGCTTGTGAGCGCGTTCGTCGTCATCCTGAACGAGACCATCATGAGCGTCGCGCTCCCGCGGCTCATGTCGAGCCTCAGCATCCCCGCCGAGTCGGCCCAGTGGCTCACGACTGCCTTCATGCTGACGATGGCTGTCGTCATCCCGATCACGGGCTTCCTGCTCCAGCGTTTCAATACGCGGCCGGTCTTCATTGCGGCGATGACGTTCTTCAGCCTCGGCACGCTCATCTCGGCGACCGCGGCTGGGTTCGAGATCCTGCTGGTCGGCCGGGTCATCCAGGCCTGTGGCACGGCGATCATGATGCCCCTGCTCATGACCACCGTCATGACTCTGGTGCCACCTGCGTCGAGAGGGCGCACGATGGGCAACATCTCCATCGTGATCTCGGTGGCTCCGGCCATCGGCCCGACGATCTCCGGGCTCATCCTGAGCGTGCTCGACTGGCGCTGGATGTTCTGGCTCGTCCTGCCGATCGCCCTTGCGGCGCTGGTGCTGGGGGCTCTCCGCATTCCGAATGTGACCACACCGCGTCGGGTGCCGTTCGACGTGTTCTCGGTGATCCTCTCGGCCATCGGGTTCGGTGGCCTGGTCTATGGCCTCACAACGATCGGCGGAGGAACGCAACTCGGTGTGCTTCCCAACTGGGTTCCCCTGGCCGTCGGCATCGCGGGCCTTGCGGCGTTCATCCTGCGGCAGCTCGCCCTGCAGCGCTCCGACCGCGCCCTGCTCGATCTGCGTACCTTCACTTCGAAGAACTTCACCCTCTCGATCGTGATGTTCGCGATCAGCATGATGGCTCTGTTCGGAACCCTCATCCTGCTTCCGCTCTACCTGCAGAACGTGCTCGGCCTCGATACCCTGGCGACCGGACTGCTGCTTCTGCCGGGCGGTTTGATCATGGGAGTGCTTGCACCGTTCGTCGGCCGCATCTACGACAGGCGGGGCCCGGGGGTACTGCTTGTGCCGGGGGCGATCATCGTCAGCGTAGTGCTGTGGGTGCTGACGCAGGTGACGTCGACGACGCCGGTATGGATGATCCTCATTGCCCACATCGTGCTGAGTATCGGTCTCGCGCTGATGTTCACCCCGCTCTTCACGGCGAGCCTCGGGTCGCTGAAGCCAGCACTGTACTCCCACGGATCCGCCGTGGTCGGCACGGTGCAACAGGTTGCCGGTGCCGCGGGCACGGCGCTCTTCGTGACGATCATGGCGACGCACGCCGCCTCGCTGATCGCCACCGGCGTGGATCCGGTGCTGGCACAGACAGACGGTATCCGGGCCGCATTCTTCGTGGGTGCGGTCATCTCCCTCGCGGCCGTGGTGGTCTCGTTCTTCGTGCGGAAGCCGGCCGACAACATCGGCGGTGGTGAGATGGCAGGCATCTCCCACTGAAGATGAGCGTGCTGTCGATCTGAACTCTCCTCGAAGTCTGCAACTTTGCAGACGAACTGTGCGCAATCGGGCATTGCGATGCTTTTGATGTGCGCGAATACTCAGTGCAGCCGCAATGTGCGGTACGACGCACTGCTGGCTTCACAAACCAGGTGTCACTGACGACACAGAAGGAGACTCAATCGTGAGCGCTGACTCCCGCATCAACACTTCCGGCCCCGACCCCTACTCCCAGGGCGCAAGCGACCCCGGCAAGCCCACTCCAACGGCCGTAGCAGGTCTCAAGAAGATCGTCGCCGCTTCGATGGTGGGCACCGTCG contains:
- a CDS encoding MDR family MFS transporter, whose amino-acid sequence is MNARNAGESQADADTRIDARNRLVIGILLVSAFVVILNETIMSVALPRLMSSLSIPAESAQWLTTAFMLTMAVVIPITGFLLQRFNTRPVFIAAMTFFSLGTLISATAAGFEILLVGRVIQACGTAIMMPLLMTTVMTLVPPASRGRTMGNISIVISVAPAIGPTISGLILSVLDWRWMFWLVLPIALAALVLGALRIPNVTTPRRVPFDVFSVILSAIGFGGLVYGLTTIGGGTQLGVLPNWVPLAVGIAGLAAFILRQLALQRSDRALLDLRTFTSKNFTLSIVMFAISMMALFGTLILLPLYLQNVLGLDTLATGLLLLPGGLIMGVLAPFVGRIYDRRGPGVLLVPGAIIVSVVLWVLTQVTSTTPVWMILIAHIVLSIGLALMFTPLFTASLGSLKPALYSHGSAVVGTVQQVAGAAGTALFVTIMATHAASLIATGVDPVLAQTDGIRAAFFVGAVISLAAVVVSFFVRKPADNIGGGEMAGISH